In a single window of the Agromyces sp. H17E-10 genome:
- a CDS encoding SDR family NAD(P)-dependent oxidoreductase: MLLKDKVAVIHGGGGSIGAAAARVFAREGARLFLAGRSLPRLEAAAAAARAEGAEVDLAVVDAMDPAAVDRHIDDIAERAGRIDVALNAVGFDHVQGLPIAETSLDDYLHPVVGYLQTNFVTAKAVSRHMVAQRSGVILTISTPGARLTGRGLIGNAAQSAGLEGFSRALAGELGPDGVRVVCVRPHAMADALATSYTRDMFGRIAEAGGIPFDDWITGLESTTLLGRLPSLDEVAEYLAFAASDRAASMTGAIANLSAGALVD; encoded by the coding sequence ATGCTGCTGAAGGACAAGGTCGCCGTGATCCACGGCGGCGGAGGATCGATCGGCGCGGCCGCCGCACGAGTGTTCGCCCGCGAGGGCGCACGGCTCTTCCTCGCGGGGCGGAGCCTGCCCCGACTCGAAGCCGCGGCCGCGGCGGCACGCGCCGAGGGTGCCGAGGTCGACCTCGCCGTCGTCGACGCCATGGACCCGGCCGCCGTCGACCGTCACATCGACGACATCGCCGAGCGGGCCGGGCGCATCGACGTCGCGCTCAACGCGGTCGGCTTCGACCACGTGCAGGGCCTGCCGATCGCCGAGACCTCGCTCGACGACTACCTGCACCCCGTCGTCGGCTACCTGCAGACGAACTTCGTGACGGCGAAGGCCGTCTCACGGCACATGGTCGCGCAGCGCTCGGGCGTGATCCTCACGATCTCGACGCCGGGAGCGCGGCTCACCGGGCGCGGCCTCATCGGCAACGCCGCCCAGTCGGCGGGCCTCGAGGGATTCTCGCGCGCGCTCGCCGGCGAGCTCGGCCCCGACGGGGTGCGCGTCGTCTGCGTGCGCCCGCATGCGATGGCCGACGCGCTCGCGACGTCGTACACGCGCGACATGTTCGGTCGCATCGCGGAGGCTGGCGGCATCCCGTTCGACGACTGGATCACCGGCCTCGAGAGCACGACCCTGCTCGGCCGCCTGCCGTCGCTCGACGAGGTCGCGGAGTACCTGGCGTTCGCCGCGTCCGATCGCGCAGCCTCGATGACGGGTGCGATCGCGAACCTCTCGGCGGGGGCGCTGGTCGACTGA
- a CDS encoding RNA polymerase sigma factor yields the protein MTHDDARGAIARAHRDEWARVVASLAKRFGDLDIAEDAAAEAFAIAVERWPADGVPPNPGAWLTTTANHKAIDRIRREHRRDDKQREALMLVDADVPEPLGAIDDDRLRLIFTCCHPALAMEARVALTLRMVGGLTVPEIARAFLVQEGAMARRITRAKDKIAVARIPYRVPTASDLPARVDGVLTVLYVVFNEGYLATGADSDPVRADLTREAIRLTRLVRELLPNDGEVAGLLALMLLIEARRPARLTAGGELVPLGEQDRDAWDQALVDEGHRLVRERLDAAQAPGRYQLLAAINAVHTDAHDPRDTDWSQVLALYDQLVHVDRSPVVALNRAIAIAELHGPEAALPTVDRLEPALSGYHAFHATRAELLRRAGRPAESRIAYGRAIALAGNTAEHAYLTRRRDELG from the coding sequence GTGACCCACGACGACGCGCGCGGCGCGATCGCCCGAGCACACCGCGACGAATGGGCGCGGGTGGTTGCTTCGCTCGCCAAGCGCTTCGGCGATCTCGACATCGCCGAGGATGCCGCGGCCGAGGCGTTCGCGATCGCAGTCGAACGCTGGCCTGCCGACGGCGTGCCGCCGAACCCCGGCGCCTGGCTCACCACGACCGCGAACCACAAGGCGATCGACCGGATCCGGCGCGAGCACCGACGCGACGACAAGCAACGGGAGGCGCTCATGCTGGTCGACGCCGACGTGCCCGAACCGCTCGGCGCGATCGACGACGACCGGCTCCGGCTCATCTTCACCTGCTGCCACCCCGCCCTCGCGATGGAGGCGCGAGTCGCACTCACCCTGCGGATGGTCGGCGGCCTGACCGTGCCCGAGATCGCCCGGGCGTTCCTCGTGCAGGAGGGCGCCATGGCTCGGCGCATCACGCGCGCGAAGGACAAGATCGCGGTCGCCCGCATCCCCTACCGGGTGCCGACGGCCAGCGACCTGCCCGCCCGCGTCGACGGCGTGCTCACGGTGCTCTACGTGGTCTTCAACGAGGGCTATCTCGCGACCGGCGCCGACTCCGACCCGGTGCGCGCCGACCTGACCCGCGAGGCGATCCGGCTGACCCGGCTCGTTCGCGAGTTGCTGCCCAACGACGGCGAGGTCGCGGGCCTGCTGGCGCTCATGCTGCTCATCGAGGCACGCCGACCGGCCCGGCTCACCGCGGGCGGTGAGCTCGTGCCCCTCGGCGAACAGGACCGCGACGCGTGGGACCAGGCACTCGTCGACGAGGGGCACCGGCTCGTGCGGGAACGACTGGATGCCGCGCAGGCGCCCGGCCGCTACCAGCTGCTCGCCGCGATCAACGCGGTGCACACCGACGCGCACGACCCCCGCGACACCGACTGGTCGCAGGTGCTCGCCCTCTACGACCAGCTCGTGCACGTCGACCGGTCGCCGGTCGTGGCGCTCAACCGCGCGATCGCGATCGCCGAGCTCCACGGCCCGGAGGCTGCGCTGCCGACCGTCGACCGCCTCGAGCCCGCCCTGTCGGGGTACCACGCGTTCCACGCCACCCGGGCCGAGCTGCTGCGCAGGGCGGGACGCCCGGCGGAGTCGCGCATCGCGTACGGGCGCGCGATCGCCCTCGCGGGCAACACGGCCGAGCACGCGTACCTGACGCGGCGCCGCGACGAGCTCGGCTGA
- a CDS encoding ABC transporter permease, with protein sequence MAIETAVKAGRGVAADESLRPGIDDRITRDVVPARRRTDPANLRWIGPLVLLGVWFAASASGALSARIFPAPLAVGEAGWRLVASGALGEHLLVSLQRAMLGLVIGIVVGLALAIVTGLFALGQVLLDANLQMIRAMPILALLPLAIIWFGIGEEVKVFLVALAVAFPIYLNTYAGIRGVDRKYIDLARTVGLGKVEIIRRIVLPGALPNFFTGLRFAVSIAWLVLVVSEQINASSGIGYLMMQARSLSQTDIIVVGLVVYALLGLISDTLVRFIERKTLTWRSTL encoded by the coding sequence ATGGCGATCGAAACAGCTGTGAAGGCCGGGCGAGGGGTGGCTGCCGACGAGTCGCTGCGCCCCGGCATCGATGACCGCATCACGCGCGACGTGGTGCCCGCGCGCCGGCGCACCGACCCCGCGAACCTGCGCTGGATCGGGCCGCTCGTGCTGCTCGGGGTGTGGTTCGCTGCCTCGGCGAGCGGGGCACTCTCTGCGCGCATCTTCCCCGCTCCCCTCGCCGTCGGCGAGGCGGGCTGGCGGCTGGTCGCAAGCGGCGCGCTCGGCGAGCACCTGCTCGTGTCGCTGCAGCGGGCGATGCTCGGCCTCGTGATCGGCATCGTCGTCGGCCTCGCGCTCGCGATCGTCACGGGCCTGTTCGCGCTCGGGCAGGTGCTGCTCGACGCGAACCTGCAGATGATCCGCGCGATGCCGATCCTCGCGCTGCTGCCTCTCGCCATCATCTGGTTCGGCATCGGCGAGGAGGTGAAGGTCTTCCTCGTCGCCCTCGCGGTCGCGTTCCCGATCTACCTCAACACGTACGCGGGCATCCGCGGCGTCGATCGGAAGTACATCGACCTCGCCCGCACCGTCGGCCTCGGCAAGGTCGAGATCATCCGCCGCATCGTGCTGCCGGGCGCGCTGCCGAACTTCTTCACCGGCCTGCGGTTCGCCGTGTCGATCGCCTGGCTCGTGCTCGTCGTCTCCGAGCAGATCAACGCGTCGAGCGGCATCGGCTACCTCATGATGCAGGCCCGCAGCCTCAGCCAGACCGACATCATCGTCGTCGGCCTCGTCGTCTACGCCCTGCTCGGGCTCATCTCCGACACGCTCGTCCGCTTCATCGAGAGGAAGACCCTGACATGGCGATCGACGCTGTGA
- a CDS encoding ABC transporter ATP-binding protein, whose protein sequence is MAIDAVTTAPASGIIIEPDASSEASPSPGSAEASELVVRAHGVTRSFDGRGVLHGIELDLRRGEFVALLGRSGSGKSTLLRILAGLDTEYTGSLHAPALPSVAFQDSRLLPWAKVLDNVLLGLPRAGRAGRDARGRAGALLDEVGLADKACVWPKTLSGGEAQRVSLARALVREPSLLLMDEPFGALDALTRIRMHRLLRGLIARHTPAVLLVTHDVDEAVLLADRIIVLTDGELSLDVGVDLPVEGRRSRPEFAALRARLLTELGVGDDDH, encoded by the coding sequence ATGGCGATCGACGCTGTGACCACTGCGCCCGCATCGGGCATCATCATCGAACCGGATGCCTCGTCCGAGGCATCCCCGTCGCCCGGGTCGGCGGAGGCGAGCGAGCTCGTCGTGCGCGCCCACGGCGTCACCCGCAGCTTCGACGGACGCGGCGTGCTGCACGGCATCGAACTCGACCTCCGCCGCGGCGAGTTCGTCGCCCTCCTCGGCCGCTCGGGCTCGGGCAAGTCGACCCTCCTGCGCATCCTCGCTGGGCTCGACACCGAGTATACCGGCTCGCTGCACGCGCCCGCGCTGCCCTCGGTCGCGTTCCAGGACTCGCGACTGCTGCCCTGGGCCAAGGTGCTCGACAACGTGCTGCTCGGCCTGCCACGCGCAGGTCGAGCCGGTCGCGACGCCCGCGGACGCGCAGGCGCCCTGCTCGACGAGGTCGGCCTCGCCGACAAGGCCTGCGTCTGGCCGAAGACGCTCTCGGGCGGCGAGGCGCAGCGCGTCTCGCTCGCGCGGGCCCTCGTGCGCGAGCCCTCGCTGCTGCTGATGGACGAGCCGTTCGGCGCGCTCGACGCGCTCACCCGCATCCGCATGCACCGCCTGCTGCGCGGGCTGATCGCCCGGCACACACCGGCCGTCCTGCTCGTCACGCACGACGTCGACGAGGCCGTGCTGCTCGCCGACCGCATCATCGTGCTCACCGACGGCGAGCTCTCGCTCGACGTGGGCGTCGACCTGCCCGTCGAGGGCCGACGCTCGCGCCCCGAGTTCGCGGCGCTGCGCGCCCGCCTGCTCACCGAGCTCGGCGTCGGCGACGACGACCACTGA
- a CDS encoding metallopeptidase family protein has product MVEISDDDFEQMVSEVFDALPDEMVRGVENVAILIANQPPGERPRLFGLYSGRPLKTRGVYGYGELPDRITLFKNNMQAHSADLDALRARVRITLVHEIGHYFGLDDARLGELGWA; this is encoded by the coding sequence ATGGTCGAGATCTCCGACGACGACTTCGAACAGATGGTCAGCGAGGTGTTCGACGCGCTGCCCGACGAGATGGTGCGCGGGGTCGAGAACGTCGCGATCCTCATCGCGAACCAGCCGCCGGGTGAGCGGCCGCGGCTCTTCGGTCTCTACAGCGGGCGTCCGCTGAAGACGCGCGGGGTGTACGGCTACGGTGAGCTGCCCGACCGCATCACGCTGTTCAAGAACAACATGCAGGCGCACTCGGCCGACCTCGACGCGTTGCGCGCACGCGTGCGCATCACCCTCGTGCACGAGATCGGCCACTACTTCGGCCTCGACGACGCCCGCCTCGGCGAGCTCGGCTGGGCGTAG
- a CDS encoding arylsulfatase, with protein MSVDERGIPDFARGYDRHPGAIGRTVPQSQRAWPRSKRAPEGAPNVVVVLLDDLGFSDLGPFGSEIPTPNLDRVAASGVRLTNYHTTPVCSPARAALLTGLNPHRAGFASVANSDPGFPNLRLEIDDDVLTLPEILRDAGYATYMVGKWHLTRDALMNDAASKHTWPLQRGFDRYYGSLEGLNSFFHPNRLIRDNSPVGPETLAGRDDEPYYVTDDYTDQAISMISALRANDPDKPFLLYFAHTAMHGPLGAKPVDLARHRGRYAAGWDAIREARLASQKAQGLFPDDLPLPDRTAAFGHEVPAWDDLHDETQELYARHMEVYAAMVDNVDQNLGRLLDTLEQTGDLENTVVIVTSDNGGTSEGGPEGTRSYFSRFVHVPGLPADWDPDVERDLDLIGGPQAMTHYPRGWALASNTPFRYFKGQTFEGGVRVPFLLSWPKGLPRADGDHGIRNQFQYVTDVLPTILELAGVDHGGVRHNLPAQEIDGVSFASVARENAPSTRREQYSEFGGNRGFTRDGWKLVTDHAFGAAFDDDEWQLYDVANDPNELHDVSAEHPEQVRELAAAWEEAAWRNAVFPLGAAFSDVRRPEEALFQRPLRLLPGAPKLERHRAAALVTLRSVDLWADVVLDAGSEGVIVAHGDQGGGYSLWIEHGELHFSYNEYGRLLEVSAGVLPHGAHVLGVSLEWRPEFRWDVAITVDGVERARLDGVRMLVGMAPFSGIEVGRNSGGPVSWPLYERHGSFEFTGELVGVTFTPGERAPYDPSAVAELAHSAALYYD; from the coding sequence ATGAGCGTCGACGAACGCGGCATCCCTGATTTCGCCCGCGGCTACGACCGCCACCCCGGCGCGATCGGCCGCACCGTGCCGCAGTCGCAGCGGGCCTGGCCGCGCTCGAAGCGGGCGCCAGAGGGCGCGCCGAACGTCGTCGTCGTGCTGCTCGACGACCTCGGCTTCAGCGACCTCGGGCCGTTCGGATCGGAGATCCCGACGCCGAACCTCGACCGGGTCGCCGCCTCGGGCGTGCGGCTCACGAATTACCACACGACGCCGGTCTGCTCGCCGGCGCGGGCGGCGCTGCTCACGGGGCTCAACCCGCACCGCGCCGGGTTCGCGAGCGTCGCGAACTCCGACCCGGGGTTCCCGAACCTGCGGCTCGAGATCGACGACGACGTGCTGACGCTGCCCGAGATCCTCCGTGATGCGGGCTACGCGACGTACATGGTCGGCAAGTGGCACCTCACCCGCGACGCGCTCATGAACGATGCCGCGTCGAAGCACACCTGGCCGCTGCAGCGGGGGTTCGACCGGTACTACGGGTCGCTCGAGGGGCTCAACAGCTTCTTCCACCCGAACCGGCTCATTCGCGACAACTCGCCGGTCGGCCCCGAGACGCTCGCCGGGCGCGACGACGAGCCGTACTACGTGACCGACGACTACACCGACCAGGCGATCTCGATGATCAGCGCCCTGCGTGCGAACGACCCCGACAAGCCGTTCCTGCTGTACTTCGCGCACACGGCGATGCACGGCCCGCTCGGTGCGAAGCCCGTCGACCTCGCCCGCCACCGCGGCCGATACGCCGCCGGGTGGGACGCGATCCGCGAAGCCCGGCTCGCAAGCCAGAAGGCGCAGGGACTCTTCCCCGACGACCTGCCGCTGCCCGATCGCACGGCCGCGTTCGGCCATGAGGTGCCCGCGTGGGACGACCTCCACGACGAGACGCAGGAGCTCTACGCCCGCCACATGGAGGTCTACGCCGCGATGGTCGACAACGTCGACCAGAACCTCGGCCGACTGCTCGACACCCTCGAGCAGACCGGCGACCTCGAGAACACCGTCGTCATCGTCACGAGCGACAACGGCGGCACCTCGGAGGGCGGACCCGAGGGCACGCGCTCGTACTTCAGCCGGTTCGTGCACGTGCCCGGCTTGCCGGCCGACTGGGACCCCGACGTCGAACGCGACCTCGACCTCATCGGCGGGCCGCAGGCGATGACGCACTACCCGCGCGGGTGGGCGCTCGCCTCGAACACCCCGTTCCGGTACTTCAAGGGGCAGACCTTCGAGGGCGGCGTGCGTGTGCCCTTCCTCCTGAGCTGGCCGAAGGGGCTGCCGCGCGCCGACGGCGATCACGGCATCCGCAACCAGTTCCAGTACGTGACCGACGTGCTGCCCACGATCCTCGAGCTCGCGGGCGTCGACCACGGCGGGGTGCGGCACAACCTGCCCGCGCAGGAGATCGACGGCGTGAGCTTCGCGAGCGTCGCCCGCGAGAACGCGCCGAGCACGCGCCGCGAGCAGTACTCCGAGTTCGGCGGCAACCGCGGCTTCACGCGCGACGGCTGGAAGCTCGTCACCGACCACGCGTTCGGGGCGGCGTTCGACGACGACGAGTGGCAGCTCTACGACGTCGCGAACGACCCCAACGAACTGCACGACGTGAGCGCGGAGCATCCCGAGCAGGTTCGCGAGCTCGCCGCCGCCTGGGAGGAGGCGGCCTGGCGCAACGCGGTGTTCCCGCTCGGCGCCGCGTTCAGCGACGTGCGCCGACCGGAGGAGGCGTTGTTCCAGCGGCCGCTGCGCCTGCTACCCGGGGCACCGAAGCTCGAACGTCATCGGGCGGCGGCGCTCGTGACGCTGCGGTCGGTCGACCTCTGGGCCGATGTGGTGCTCGACGCCGGGAGCGAGGGCGTGATCGTCGCGCACGGCGACCAGGGCGGCGGCTACTCACTGTGGATCGAGCACGGCGAGCTGCACTTCTCGTACAACGAGTACGGGCGCCTGCTCGAGGTGTCGGCGGGCGTGCTGCCGCACGGCGCGCACGTGCTCGGCGTCTCGCTGGAGTGGCGGCCCGAGTTCCGCTGGGACGTCGCGATCACCGTGGACGGCGTCGAACGCGCGCGTCTCGACGGCGTGCGGATGCTCGTCGGCATGGCGCCGTTCTCGGGCATCGAGGTCGGGCGCAACAGCGGCGGACCGGTGAGCTGGCCGCTGTACGAGCGCCACGGGTCGTTCGAGTTCACGGGCGAGCTGGTCGGTGTGACCTTCACCCCCGGCGAGCGCGCGCCGTACGATCCGTCTGCGGTCGCCGAGCTCGCCCACAGCGCGGCGCTGTACTACGACTGA
- a CDS encoding acyl-CoA thioesterase — translation MAQKPIVYETTHQVAFSELDPFQHLSTGNYARYFTDHRMEGLARYAGWDLPTLGTLGFMTWVRRLEIDFVRPVDGDQAVTITSFVREFQGHDAIIECTMTDASGATTATCLMIVAYVDARTRRGADWPDELQALFFEPAE, via the coding sequence ATGGCGCAGAAGCCGATCGTCTACGAGACCACGCACCAGGTGGCGTTCTCCGAGCTCGATCCGTTCCAGCACCTCAGCACGGGCAACTACGCGAGGTACTTCACCGACCACCGCATGGAGGGGCTCGCCCGCTACGCCGGCTGGGACCTCCCGACCCTCGGCACGCTCGGGTTCATGACCTGGGTGCGGCGGCTCGAGATCGACTTCGTGCGCCCGGTCGACGGCGACCAGGCGGTGACGATCACGTCGTTCGTGCGCGAGTTCCAGGGGCACGACGCGATCATCGAGTGCACGATGACGGATGCCTCGGGCGCCACGACCGCGACCTGCCTCATGATCGTGGCCTACGTCGACGCGCGCACGCGCCGGGGCGCCGACTGGCCCGACGAACTGCAGGCGCTGTTCTTCGAACCGGCGGAGTGA
- a CDS encoding ABC transporter substrate-binding protein: MPIRSTTIASTAVLAVAGLALSGCAATAASSTPNDGTVTLHVGQLGQAKVSEALLEASGENDGVDYEIDTALFDSGPAALEAVPSGQIDVVNMADTPMIFGQVAGTEAHIVAAAKTSAPGGSVVEIVVPAGSDIDDAADLAGKKVATLQGTTLQYSLIEILGEHGLTYDDIVPANLPPADAYTALTNGDVDAAALLDPQRAIALAAGGQVIANASDVVTDWNITVATDAALADDAKADAIEDYVLRLDRAYRWADEHPDEWAKVYAETTGLPLEIATAVTARDTYDLVPLGDEFTTSQQQQADTYAEIGLIPEAPDVAQSLDDRYNAAIEASR, from the coding sequence ATGCCCATCCGCTCCACCACGATCGCCTCGACGGCCGTACTCGCCGTCGCCGGCCTCGCCCTGTCGGGCTGCGCCGCGACCGCGGCATCCTCGACGCCGAACGACGGCACCGTCACCCTCCACGTCGGCCAACTCGGCCAGGCGAAGGTGAGCGAAGCCCTGCTCGAGGCGTCCGGCGAGAACGACGGGGTCGACTACGAGATCGACACCGCGCTGTTCGACTCCGGCCCGGCGGCCCTCGAAGCCGTGCCGTCTGGGCAGATCGACGTCGTCAACATGGCCGACACCCCCATGATCTTCGGGCAGGTCGCCGGAACCGAGGCGCACATCGTCGCCGCCGCGAAGACCAGCGCGCCGGGCGGCAGCGTCGTCGAGATCGTCGTGCCGGCCGGCTCCGACATCGACGACGCGGCCGACCTGGCCGGCAAGAAGGTCGCGACACTGCAGGGCACGACCCTGCAGTACTCGCTCATCGAGATCCTCGGCGAGCACGGCCTCACGTACGACGACATCGTGCCCGCGAACCTGCCGCCGGCCGACGCGTACACGGCGCTCACGAACGGCGACGTCGACGCCGCGGCGCTGCTCGACCCGCAGCGCGCGATCGCGCTCGCGGCGGGTGGCCAGGTGATCGCGAACGCCTCCGACGTCGTCACCGACTGGAACATCACCGTCGCGACCGACGCGGCGCTCGCCGACGACGCCAAGGCCGACGCGATCGAGGACTACGTCCTGCGCCTCGACCGTGCCTATCGGTGGGCCGACGAACACCCCGACGAGTGGGCGAAGGTCTACGCCGAGACGACGGGGCTGCCGCTCGAGATCGCGACAGCGGTCACCGCGCGCGACACCTACGACCTCGTGCCGCTCGGCGACGAGTTCACGACCAGCCAGCAGCAGCAGGCCGACACCTACGCCGAGATCGGGCTGATCCCCGAGGCTCCCGACGTGGCCCAGTCGCTCGACGACCGCTACAACGCGGCGATCGAGGCCTCACGATGA
- a CDS encoding dihydrofolate reductase family protein: MKLVTNTQITIDGVMQANGGNNPEFDPGFERGGWAMPLGDDESLRYIGDFYLRADAFLFGRRTYDLFAGYWGVQHDFENPFVRSLNTRPKFVASNTITTPQWPDTTVLSGDVEAAIRDLKATPGGELQVHGSGQLIRWLLERELVDELTLIVFPVIVGAGTRLFPDEGKDFALEPLDSRTFATGITAQTFRPSGRPQYA, encoded by the coding sequence ATGAAACTCGTCACCAACACGCAGATCACCATCGACGGCGTCATGCAGGCGAACGGCGGCAACAACCCCGAGTTCGACCCCGGGTTCGAACGTGGTGGCTGGGCGATGCCGCTCGGCGACGACGAGTCGCTGCGCTACATCGGCGACTTCTACCTGCGGGCCGACGCGTTCCTGTTCGGCCGGCGCACCTACGACCTGTTCGCCGGGTACTGGGGCGTGCAGCACGACTTCGAGAACCCGTTCGTGCGCTCGCTCAACACGCGCCCGAAGTTCGTCGCCTCGAACACCATCACGACGCCGCAGTGGCCCGACACCACCGTGCTCTCGGGCGATGTCGAGGCCGCGATCCGGGACCTGAAGGCGACTCCGGGCGGCGAACTGCAGGTGCACGGCAGCGGGCAGCTCATCCGTTGGCTGCTCGAACGCGAGCTCGTCGACGAGCTGACGCTCATCGTCTTCCCGGTGATCGTCGGCGCCGGCACCCGGCTGTTCCCCGACGAGGGCAAGGACTTCGCACTCGAACCGCTCGACTCCCGCACGTTCGCGACCGGCATCACGGCGCAGACGTTCCGGCCGAGCGGGCGCCCGCAGTATGCGTAG
- a CDS encoding YciI family protein, which yields MQYLVSVIDDRTNSGTEEEMLAIDEFNDRLRAGGHWVFAAGLAAPSSATVIDGRGEEPVFTDGPFIESKEHMAGLWIIEAPDLDVALALMADGSRACNRRLEVRPLIFG from the coding sequence ATGCAGTACCTGGTTTCCGTGATCGACGACCGCACGAACTCCGGCACCGAGGAGGAGATGCTCGCGATCGACGAGTTCAACGACCGGCTCCGGGCGGGTGGTCACTGGGTGTTCGCCGCGGGCCTCGCCGCGCCCAGCAGCGCGACCGTCATCGACGGCCGCGGCGAGGAGCCCGTGTTCACCGACGGCCCGTTCATCGAGTCGAAGGAGCACATGGCGGGCCTCTGGATCATCGAGGCCCCCGACCTCGACGTCGCGCTGGCGCTCATGGCCGACGGATCCAGGGCCTGCAACCGACGGCTCGAGGTGCGGCCGCTCATCTTCGGATGA
- a CDS encoding PspA/IM30 family protein: MSDNTARVRTIFRSKTKKTLDKIEDPRETLDDSYEQQVKLLQQVRQAVADVATAKKRIDLQGQEMGARYQRLGEQAREAMAQGREDLARAALERRALLEGQVAKLQDQFNSLQQQTAQLQSRERQLSEQIAAFRIEKETIKATYTASAAQVKANEAVAGLGASIDDIGTSLDRARDRVAQMQARAAATDELLASGALKDLTASPDADIERQLAAMSAQAEIDRQLRAMQSGDSAGGTSQRRADGPDGWLGIGQG; the protein is encoded by the coding sequence ATGAGCGACAACACCGCGCGCGTCCGCACGATCTTCCGCAGCAAGACGAAGAAGACCCTCGACAAGATCGAAGATCCGCGTGAGACCCTCGACGACAGCTACGAGCAGCAGGTGAAGCTGCTGCAGCAGGTGCGTCAGGCGGTCGCCGACGTCGCGACCGCGAAGAAGCGCATCGACCTGCAGGGGCAGGAGATGGGCGCCCGCTACCAGCGGCTCGGCGAGCAGGCCCGCGAGGCGATGGCGCAGGGCCGCGAAGACCTCGCGCGCGCAGCCCTCGAGCGGCGCGCCCTCCTCGAGGGCCAGGTCGCCAAGCTGCAGGACCAGTTCAACTCGCTGCAGCAGCAGACGGCGCAGCTGCAGAGCCGCGAACGTCAGCTGTCGGAGCAGATCGCTGCCTTCCGCATCGAGAAGGAGACGATCAAGGCCACGTACACCGCGTCGGCGGCGCAGGTGAAGGCGAACGAGGCCGTCGCCGGCCTCGGGGCGAGCATCGACGACATCGGCACGAGCCTCGACCGGGCCCGCGACCGCGTCGCCCAGATGCAGGCGCGCGCCGCCGCGACCGACGAGCTGCTCGCGAGCGGCGCCCTCAAGGACCTCACGGCCTCCCCCGACGCCGATATCGAGCGGCAGCTCGCGGCGATGTCGGCGCAGGCGGAGATCGACCGGCAGCTGCGCGCGATGCAGTCGGGTGACTCAGCCGGAGGCACCTCGCAGCGGCGAGCCGACGGCCCCGACGGGTGGCTGGGCATCGGGCAGGGCTAG
- a CDS encoding low temperature requirement protein A, with translation MTTPTLTAQLRLDLRHRLRPMSGRNPDKRHRAVTPLELLYDLTYVIAFAAAADELAHAVFAGEVGPGIGAYLFAIFGVSWAWLNFTWFSSAYDNDDALVRAAVVAQMVGVVIFIFGLPVSFEDAAHGASPNNMLLVAGYIVMRVPLIALWLRAAREDPAHRRTAIGYAVVIAVAQVGWLLTTIPGIPTGATITAIVVLATAELVAPVVIERRYGRAPWNAGHIAERFGLLTLITIGEVIAGTVAAVGALVAEQGWSIAAVAIVAAGLVIAAGLWWAYYLVPSRTILERWPERTWGWRYVHLPLFGAIAAVGRGCTSPRWGSSTRS, from the coding sequence ATGACGACGCCGACCCTCACCGCCCAGCTCAGGCTCGACCTCAGGCATCGCCTGCGCCCCATGTCGGGTCGCAACCCCGACAAACGGCATCGCGCCGTCACTCCGCTCGAGCTGCTCTACGACCTCACGTACGTCATCGCGTTCGCCGCCGCAGCCGACGAGCTGGCGCACGCGGTGTTCGCAGGCGAGGTCGGACCGGGCATCGGCGCCTACCTGTTCGCGATCTTCGGGGTGTCATGGGCGTGGCTCAACTTCACGTGGTTCTCGTCGGCGTACGACAACGACGACGCCCTCGTGCGCGCGGCCGTCGTCGCACAGATGGTCGGCGTCGTCATCTTCATCTTCGGATTGCCCGTCAGCTTCGAGGATGCCGCGCATGGCGCGAGCCCGAACAACATGCTGCTCGTCGCCGGCTACATCGTCATGCGCGTGCCGCTGATCGCGCTGTGGCTGCGCGCGGCGCGCGAGGATCCGGCGCATCGGCGCACCGCCATCGGGTACGCGGTCGTCATCGCGGTCGCGCAGGTCGGCTGGCTGCTCACGACCATCCCCGGCATCCCGACGGGCGCGACGATCACGGCCATCGTCGTGCTCGCGACCGCCGAACTCGTCGCACCCGTCGTCATCGAGCGCCGGTACGGGCGGGCGCCGTGGAACGCCGGCCACATCGCCGAGCGATTCGGCCTGCTCACGCTCATCACGATCGGGGAGGTCATCGCGGGAACGGTCGCGGCGGTCGGCGCCCTCGTCGCCGAACAGGGGTGGTCGATCGCTGCGGTCGCGATCGTCGCGGCGGGGCTCGTGATCGCCGCCGGGCTGTGGTGGGCGTACTACCTGGTTCCCTCGCGCACGATCCTCGAGCGCTGGCCCGAACGCACGTGGGGCTGGCGGTACGTGCATCTTCCACTGTTCGGCGCGATCGCCGCGGTCGGGCGGGGCTGCACGTCGCCGCGGTGGGGGTCGAGCACCAGGAGCTGA